The sequence below is a genomic window from Methanobacterium sp. Maddingley MBC34.
TGGATGGGCGCAACAACTTCCCCATCAGCTGGCTGAATAAACAGGGATACTGCGAATACAGCATATTCCTGGAAAATGTTAAGGGTATTGAAGTTAAACCCACTAGAAACATGGTGGTCGGGACCCAGGAACACGCCAGGTTAGAAATGGAATTCCAAAAGGATGCAGAACCCGCAACATTTGAGAAGATGCTGGATGAATCCAAAACTACAGAACTCTTATCCAGAGAACTCCCTGTAATATCACACCATTACGGTATCAGAGGATACATTGATGAAGTATGGATGACTCCCGATGAGTTCATAATCATTGATGATAAACCCGGAAATAAAGCCTTTTCATCATCAATCAACCAGGTTTACGGGTACTGCTTGGCTTTCCAGGACATGGTTAAGGAAGAAAGGACGATCATCGCGGCCTTAAGGGAGCGAGGAACTGATAACATATTTTGGTCAGCATACTTCGACGAAAAGTCAGAAAAAGATATAATATCACTAATTAACCGGGTTCACAACCTTTTGGAGGGTCAAAAGGAGTTCATGCCTACTAATAATCCAAGAAAATGCAGAAGCTGTCGTTTAAAGATAAAATGTGATAAAAAAGCCAGACCGGGGTTGATTTAACCCATTTAATCTCCTTTAAATATATTGTAGATAACTTTAAATATCACCTCTGCCTAAAAGGAGAATGCTGCAACTGCGGCCTTTTTTAATGTTTAGTCCCGTGGGGTAGTGGTAATCCTGCTGGTCTTTGGAACCGGCGACGGCGGTTCGACTCCGCTCGGGACTATTTTTCTTCTAAATCCTAATTAAATTCTCTTAAAGGGACGATCACATGGAAAACATTCTTCTAGTGGGTGTAAATACCCGTGCTGTGGCCTGTTCCCTTAAAAAATTAGGATACACAGTTAACTCTGCTGATTATTTTGGAACCATGGATCTAATATCCTGCGCTGACCATGTAGAATCGGTTTTAGATCAAAAACCAGAGATTTCATGTGGCAAATTTACCCAGCAATTTAAGCCCCAGCTTATCAGGGAAATGGCCCTGGAAATGGTTGATGATGCAGATGGAATCATATGCTGTGCAGGATCATCTTCTTCCTGGTTTCCCGCCCATAAGATCATTGGAAACAGGGATGTTGAGGTTGTTGAAGATAAATTTTCCCTTTACCATAAACTTAAAAAACATTTCCCTGTTCCCGAAACCTATCTTCCTGTTGACATTTATGAAGCTGCAGAAATTGCCAGCAATGAACCTGGAAAAAAGTTTATTTTAAAACCACGATCTGGAGCAGGTGGTTACGGGGTGCGAGTTTTCAATGATCCAGATCTAGAAGGAATATATTTACCGGAAGAAATTAATTCTGGTGATTGGATACTGCAGGAGTTTATTGATGGTGAAAATATCAGTGCATCAGTTCTATCCACCGGGGATGAAGCCAGGACCATACTCACCAGTACCCAGATCATCGGCGATACCACCCTGGGTCAAATGGAACCCTTTGGATACTGTGGGAACACGGTTCCCTACACCGGTGAGATGGAAATCTCCGAACTTGCCCAAAAAGTGGTGACCCATCTATCCCTAATAGGCTCTAATGGAGTGGATTTCATGACCAAAAATGGGGAAGTGTATGTTATTGAAGTAAACCCGCGACTCCAGGGAACATTTGAATGTGCAGAACTATCCCTGGAGGTGAACATGGCCGAAGCCCATCTTAAGGCATGCCAGGGGCAGCTGGTGGAAATTCCACTTCCCCAAAGATTTGCAGTGAAGATGGTGGTCCATGCACTGGAAAGATCACAGGTTGGTAGTTTGAACTTCCATGGAGTTTGTGACCTTCCACGTCCCGGAGTTATAATTGAAAAAGGAGAACCAATGGTTACGGTTTTAAGTTCAGGGAATGTAATGGAAAATACAACATATTCTGCCAGAAGAACTGTTCAGAAGGTTTACAATTCTATCAACCTTTCATGATTCATTTAAATAGAATTTTATCTTTTAAATTGAATTTTATCTTTTTAAATTGATTTTTATTTTAAATTTGAATTTTATCCAAATGCCACTGCTAGAATGAAAATGATGGTTCCAATTACAATCAATACAGTAACCAGGATTTGGGCACCGAACATTAACATGGATACCTTGGCCATTTTATCTGGGTCTTTCTTTATCTCTTCTATATCAAAATCATATAAAAAGTCATAATAAAATGATTTTATTATTTTCCATATCCTTTTAGGGCCTATCATTAAATTCATCCTTTATTTAGTTTTATTTTTGATATTAAAATTCAGATTATTGTTTATAATTATAATTATGGTTTATAACACAGGTTAGATCTGTTGATCTTTATTAAAAATTGGAATCTTTACTTATTTTATCAGAAATATGTACTGTGAAGTGGTGGGTAACTCTCTTCTTACTACCTTTACTTCGCCACGGTAAATATAGATTTCTTCATCACAATCCTCTTTCTCTAGAATCTGGCACACTACCCTGCATTCAATATTTCCCTTGATACGGGAGCCACTCATCTCGGAACTTATCTCAATATACAGTGGTAACTTCAATTTTTCCCAAGATTCTTCTGGAATTAATGATGCGATTTTATTGAGTTCATTTTTCTTGAAACGATGACGTGACCCGTCTGTCCCTAACACATGGGGTTTTTCCTCACCTAAAAGCTCCTTTAAGGTTTTCCTTCGCCGGGGAAGATGACGGTTTAATACCATTATCTGCTTTTTTAAGAGTCTATCATCCTGATTCTGATCTCCTCTCCTAATGGTAAACCTCTCCTAATTTAGAATACCTATCATAGTTAAGAATA
It includes:
- a CDS encoding putative ATP-dependent carboligase (PFAM: ATP-grasp domain); the protein is MENILLVGVNTRAVACSLKKLGYTVNSADYFGTMDLISCADHVESVLDQKPEISCGKFTQQFKPQLIREMALEMVDDADGIICCAGSSSSWFPAHKIIGNRDVEVVEDKFSLYHKLKKHFPVPETYLPVDIYEAAEIASNEPGKKFILKPRSGAGGYGVRVFNDPDLEGIYLPEEINSGDWILQEFIDGENISASVLSTGDEARTILTSTQIIGDTTLGQMEPFGYCGNTVPYTGEMEISELAQKVVTHLSLIGSNGVDFMTKNGEVYVIEVNPRLQGTFECAELSLEVNMAEAHLKACQGQLVEIPLPQRFAVKMVVHALERSQVGSLNFHGVCDLPRPGVIIEKGEPMVTVLSSGNVMENTTYSARRTVQKVYNSINLS
- a CDS encoding hypothetical protein (PFAM: Protein of unknown function DUF61), with the translated sequence MVLNRHLPRRRKTLKELLGEEKPHVLGTDGSRHRFKKNELNKIASLIPEESWEKLKLPLYIEISSEMSGSRIKGNIECRVVCQILEKEDCDEEIYIYRGEVKVVRRELPTTSQYIFLIK